The Acidaminococcales bacterium nucleotide sequence TCGGCGTGCTTTATCAGGCGGACGCGCCCGAATATACGGAAGAATACGCGAAAATAATCGCCCGCGCGCAAAAAGGGGGGCTTTAATATGCGGCAAATAAGATTGTCCGGCACAGGCGGGCAGGGGCTTATCCTGGCCGGGATCATCCTGGCCGAAGCCGCCGTCCTTGACGGGCGCCTGGCGGTGCAGTCCCAGTCCTACGGCCCGGAGGCGCGGGGCGGCTCCTCAAAGTCAGAAGTGCTTATCGATGCCAACCCTATTCATTACCCCAAAATAACCCTGCCGGACACGGTCCTGGCCATGAGCCAGGAAGCATGCGACAAATATACCGGCGATCTGCCGGAGGAGGGGCTGCTCATAACCGACAGCCTTTTTG carries:
- a CDS encoding 2-oxoacid:acceptor oxidoreductase family protein, translating into MRQIRLSGTGGQGLILAGIILAEAAVLDGRLAVQSQSYGPEARGGSSKSEVLIDANPIHYPKITLPDTVLAMSQEACDKYTGDLPEEGLLITDSLFVARLPKRRIKTVLSLPITRTAKEQLGKVLFANIVALGALVEITGCVSAGSLKKAVLARVPKGTEILNEKAMSLGAGLAGAGG